A region of the Deltaproteobacteria bacterium genome:
CGTCACTGCAGCGTACTTGTAAGTACGCCTCATTCCTCAGGATGTCGGATGCCTTGCATCTGTGCATTTTCCGACAGCCTCCGAAAAGAGGGTTCTCCGACAGGCTCCTAGGGGCTGGCTGGCGACGCCCGGGACGCCATGGGCCTTCCGTTTTGAACAACCTGGGAGCTTCAGACAGATTTCTCCATACCCCCCGGAAACCCCTTACGAAAACCTTTCACAGCGGGTTCAACGTTTACTGTGGTAATGCGATCTGGCCCCACAACGAAGAGGGCCTGGAAAATGTGGCACGCTATATCATTCGGGCACCCTTCTCACAGGAACGGATGACGTATATACCGGCACATGAATCATCC
Encoded here:
- a CDS encoding transposase, coding for SLQRTCKYASFLRMSDALHLCIFRQPPKRGFSDRLLGAGWRRPGRHGPSVLNNLGASDRFLHTPRKPLTKTFHSGFNVYCGNAIWPHNEEGLENVARYIIRAPFSQERMTYIPAHESSDGTAKVIYEPKDGKTKETFDTW